The following proteins are co-located in the Takifugu flavidus isolate HTHZ2018 chromosome 16, ASM371156v2, whole genome shotgun sequence genome:
- the LOC130540341 gene encoding complement component C1q receptor — protein sequence MDMLLISLWVLVSTVQGSSGAAQETLCTPNTCFTVHTLRLSFQMARQSCEHSGGYLMTVRDREEENVLRSLLSNIPRRHQERTQTFWIGLKLHKGDCVLAYQPLGGFKWISGEEDSSYSNWEKQPASTCTEERCVRVLRPFSGEPHLRWTAGSCRRPSSYVCKFYFSGMCKALVLSGPGQIAYTAPFSERPQHYKMQLLPFGTYADISCSDQQSHLSVCKKTEDGFRWSHPGPFCRTGSPNCAIHNGGCQHLCQQAAGELRCLCQDGYSLEEDGLSCRRGDACTEHLCEHHCLPGGAGHSCTCADGFQLDANQRNCSDIDECTWAACGQHLCMNSHGSYTCVCTDGHRMADGGCVPVDECERLQCDHGCSDTGGSLSCSCPPGFSPAQDGRSCVDLDECTDDLCPFQCVNTEGSFRCTCPQGFLAESDGLTCRQEMGEAAASDAQAEEGRWENVSEPSGRATGEPPPPFPVHPVNFSESQQRGNASLSADLAGMLNSRVLLCVLGSVLPLLLLVAVTLAIAIFRCNRSKKEAKKAAATDGYCWVSPGLDPRLEKLYESILTDDL from the coding sequence ATGGATATGCTGTTGATCTCCCTGTGGGTGCTGGTGTCCACCGTCCAGGGCAGCTCAGGGGCTGCACAGGAGACGCTCTGCACCCCCAACACCTGCTTCACCGTGCACACGCTCAGGCTCAGCTTCCAGATGGCCCGGCAGAGCTGCGAGCACAGCGGAGGTTACCTGATGACAGTGAGAGACCGAGAGGAAGAGAATGTGCTCCGCTCGCTTCTCTCCAACATCCCCAGACGTCACCAGGAGAGGACACAGACGTTTTGGATCGGACTAAAACTGCACAAAGGAGACTGTGTGCTAGCCTACCAGCCCCTCGGGGGCTTTAAATGGATATCTGGAGAGGAGGACTCCTCTTACTCCAACTGGGAGAAACAGCCTGCCAGCACATGCACAGAGGAGAGATGTGTCAGGGTTCTTCGTCCCTTTTCAGGAGAACCCCACCTCAGATGGACCGCCGGATCCTGCAGAAGGCCCAGTTCTTATGTCTGCAAGTTTTATTTTAGTGGAATGTGTAAAGCGCTGGTACTGTCGGGCCCCGGGCAAATAGCCTACACGGCCCCCTTTTCAGAGAGACCGCAGCACTACaaaatgcagctgctgcccTTTGGAACGTATGCGGACATTTCATGCAGCGACCAACAGTCTCACCTGTCCGTGTGCAAAAAGACAGAAGACGGGTTCAGGTGGAGCCACCCGGGTCCGTTCTGCAGAACAGGAAGCCCAAACTGCGCCATCCACAACGGCGGATGCCAGCATTTGTGCCAGCAGGCTGCAGGCGAGCTGCGCTGCTTGTGTCAGGACGGCTACAGCCTGGAGGAGGACGGGCTGTCCTGCAGGCGGGGGGACGCGTGCACGGAGCACCTCTGTGAGCACCACTGCCTCCCTGGAGGGGCGGGACACTCCTGCACCTGTGCAGACGGCTTCCAGCTGGACGCTAACCAGCGCAACTGCAGCGACATCGACGAGTGCACGTGGGCAGCCTGCGGGCAGCATTTGTGCATGAACAGCCATGGCAGTtacacgtgcgtgtgcacggacGGTCACCGAATGGCGGACGGCGGATGCGTTCCCGTGGACGAGTGCGAGCGGCTGCAGTGTGACCACGGCTGCTCCGACACCGGCGGCTCCTTGTCCTGCTCCTGCCCGCCAGGTTTCTCTCCAGCTCAGGACGGCCGCTCGTGTGTCGACCTTGACGAATGCACCGACGACCTTTGTCCCTTCCAGTGTGTCAACACCGAGGGCAGCTTCAGGTGCACCTGCCCACAAGGCTTCCTCGCCGAGAGCGACGGCTTGACTTGTCGCCAGGAAATGGGCGAAGCTGCTGCGTCCGATGCCCAAGCAGAGGAGGGAAGGTGGGAGAACGTCTCCGAGCCATCGGGCAGAGCCACAggggagccgccgccgccatttCCTGTCCATCCGGTCAACTTCAGCGAGAGCCAGCAGCGCGGCAACGCGTCCTTGTCTGCAGACCTGGCTGGGATGCTGAACTCCAGGGTGCTGCTCTGCGTCCTGGGATCAgtccttcctctgctcctcttggTCGCGGTCACTCTGGCAATCGCGATTTTCCGTTGCAATCGATCCAAGAAAGAAGCCAAGAAAGCGGCGGCCACAGACGGGTACTGCTGGGTGTCCCCGGGTTTGGATCCACGCCTAGAAAAACTGTATGAATCCATCCTGacagatgacctttga